From Desulfovibrio intestinalis, one genomic window encodes:
- a CDS encoding rubredoxin: protein MADPQDMWRCQMVNCGYVYDPDRGDKRHKVPAGTKFEDLPEDWHCPVCGAGKKSFRRLSDES, encoded by the coding sequence GTGGCTGATCCCCAAGATATGTGGCGTTGTCAAATGGTGAACTGTGGCTATGTTTATGACCCCGATCGCGGAGATAAACGTCACAAAGTTCCCGCTGGAACCAAATTTGAAGATTTACCCGAAGATTGGCATTGCCCTGTCTGCGGAGCTGGTAAAAAAAGTTTTCGTAGATTGAGCGACGAAAGCTAA
- a CDS encoding rhomboid family intramembrane serine protease: MSTFNRFLKPSLSGRWLIRRRPNSLPRYWRNISQASGADNYVRFRDWLLVLNACNIPHRTVSMSGREQIYVPPLMEGIALAELDAFSKESSRLEPVSTPMHMHRHYAVAPLFLLPLLVWHSWRVGWWPAPSFLPPPDTWADVGMLDNILVYIYGQWYRLATALTLHVGLTHLCGNLAFGSLFISLLARLTGIGRALWLTVAGGIIGNGLTVLLRPKLVTSMGFSTALFACVGALAGFMAMHHSQRRKAVLPIAAGIAILAMLGTEGENTDYAAHIAGLFSGMMLGTWEAWRLRKNWPALPELLAGTLAIALPVAAWYWAFSVLNR; encoded by the coding sequence ATGAGCACCTTTAATCGCTTTTTAAAGCCTTCCCTCAGCGGGCGCTGGCTTATTCGCCGAAGGCCCAACAGCCTGCCGCGGTATTGGCGCAACATCAGCCAAGCCAGCGGAGCAGACAACTATGTGCGCTTTCGCGACTGGTTGTTGGTGCTCAACGCCTGCAATATCCCACACAGAACGGTCTCTATGTCCGGCAGGGAACAGATTTATGTTCCTCCGCTTATGGAAGGCATAGCTCTGGCGGAGCTTGATGCATTCTCTAAAGAAAGCAGCAGGTTAGAGCCTGTTTCTACTCCAATGCACATGCATCGGCATTATGCAGTTGCCCCCCTTTTTCTATTGCCCCTGCTTGTCTGGCATAGCTGGAGAGTGGGCTGGTGGCCCGCACCGTCTTTTTTGCCCCCTCCGGACACTTGGGCGGACGTGGGGATGCTCGACAACATACTCGTGTATATCTATGGCCAATGGTATCGGCTGGCCACAGCGCTAACCCTGCATGTCGGGCTTACTCATCTGTGCGGCAACCTGGCTTTTGGCTCCCTATTCATCTCTCTACTTGCCCGGCTCACAGGTATAGGCCGCGCGCTATGGCTTACGGTAGCCGGGGGCATCATAGGCAATGGATTAACCGTGCTTTTGCGGCCAAAACTCGTCACAAGTATGGGATTTTCCACTGCTCTTTTCGCTTGCGTGGGGGCATTGGCCGGATTTATGGCCATGCACCACAGCCAAAGACGCAAGGCTGTCTTACCAATAGCAGCAGGCATAGCCATTTTAGCCATGCTCGGCACTGAAGGCGAAAACACAGATTACGCTGCTCATATTGCAGGCTTGTTTAGTGGTATGATGCTTGGCACATGGGAAGCTTGGCGCTTGCGTAAAAACTGGCCCGCGCTGCCGGAGCTGCTAGCTGGAACTTTGGCTATAGCCCTACCTGTCGCAGCCTGGTACTGGGCCTTTTCTGTGTTGAACAGATAG
- a CDS encoding glucokinase, which produces MQRILVADVGGTNCRFGSFILENDTLALEFSTRISSNSLSNGQALFTALSEKLSLPIENAAAIVVGLAGPVDGQRGRLTNGSLDVDLAEVPALRQIEHCLLLNDFTLQAYATLAPPGTHALSVADSPIASVLEPAGTPKLAGAVGCGFLTESSGRARAIIGAGTGLGAACLLPVAGKGWIPVPSEAGHAAFAFLGEEEQEYRRFLCRELGRPFVSAENVLCGDGLAILHYYLTGQLLKPAQVGAQALEGETPTLRWYSRFLGRFCRGWMLSTLCTGGLWIAGGIAAANPHCVTNAVFAEALRADPGAIAPLLKDTPVYLVTDTDSGLWGAAFAGQAMLQENGQIYSNVQL; this is translated from the coding sequence ATGCAGAGAATCCTCGTGGCCGATGTAGGCGGCACCAACTGCCGATTCGGCAGCTTCATCCTTGAGAACGATACGCTGGCTCTAGAGTTCTCAACAAGAATCAGTTCCAACTCTTTGAGCAACGGCCAAGCACTATTTACAGCTCTTTCTGAAAAATTATCCCTGCCAATTGAAAACGCCGCCGCCATTGTTGTCGGGCTGGCTGGTCCAGTAGATGGGCAAAGAGGGCGACTCACCAACGGAAGTTTGGATGTAGACCTTGCAGAAGTGCCAGCCCTACGCCAGATTGAACATTGCCTGCTTCTTAATGACTTTACCCTTCAAGCTTATGCCACGTTGGCGCCACCAGGAACTCATGCTCTGAGTGTTGCTGATTCACCAATTGCCTCCGTGCTTGAACCAGCAGGTACTCCAAAGCTTGCAGGAGCAGTGGGGTGTGGCTTTTTAACAGAGAGCAGCGGAAGGGCTCGTGCCATTATTGGGGCTGGCACTGGACTTGGAGCAGCCTGCCTTTTACCTGTTGCTGGAAAGGGGTGGATACCTGTTCCCAGCGAGGCTGGTCACGCCGCTTTTGCTTTTTTGGGCGAAGAGGAACAGGAATACAGGCGTTTTTTATGTAGAGAACTGGGGCGGCCTTTTGTCAGTGCAGAGAATGTTCTTTGTGGCGATGGCCTTGCCATATTGCATTATTATCTGACCGGTCAACTTCTTAAGCCTGCACAGGTCGGTGCGCAGGCTCTAGAAGGGGAGACCCCAACGCTGCGATGGTACTCGCGTTTTTTGGGCCGATTTTGCAGAGGCTGGATGTTGTCCACTCTTTGCACTGGTGGGTTGTGGATAGCTGGGGGAATTGCTGCTGCAAACCCGCATTGTGTCACCAATGCAGTGTTCGCTGAAGCTTTGCGCGCGGACCCTGGCGCTATTGCACCACTTTTGAAGGATACTCCTGTATATCTTGTAACAGATACCGATAGTGGCCTCTGGGGGGCAGCTTTTGCAGGTCAGGCAATGTTACAAGAGAACGGGCAGATATATTCAAATGTACAGCTGTAG
- the rfaE2 gene encoding D-glycero-beta-D-manno-heptose 1-phosphate adenylyltransferase, whose translation MNFDNVRILVVGDVMLDRYITGKVGRISPEAPVPVVGVNKRWFAPGGAANVARNLTHLGAKAVLVGLVGADAASTDLCQSLEHADIESRLVSSTVRTTTCKTRVLAQGQQLLRLDEEECRSPTTLEFDSMWQAARDLLPSCDVVVLSDYGKGVLLENDQGTSLCSPVIQEAHRLGIQVLVDPKGLRWQRYAGADCVTPNQLEFDAVCGRDPDMPLNRETRETLASQMRANYSIKRVLITRGPKGMALFTPDISPRYTRAIVREVSDVSGAGDTVIATLAACVGKKLSWEESMDIANAAAGVAVSKMGTAPVSITELRQALRQGADNPKLYTLADLAEKIEDWRKKGESIVFTNGCFDLLHPGHISLIRQSAAQGTRLVVGLNSDASVCRLKGPSRPVQNEQSRAMLLAALNGVDAVVLFDEDTPLNLITVLQPDVLVKGSDYTVETVVGADIVQAAGGRVYLADLVNGCSTTNIVSKIDASSGSELPR comes from the coding sequence ATGAATTTTGACAATGTACGTATACTGGTTGTGGGCGATGTCATGCTGGATCGCTACATAACAGGCAAGGTTGGGCGCATTTCTCCAGAAGCTCCTGTACCCGTGGTTGGCGTAAACAAACGATGGTTTGCACCTGGCGGGGCTGCCAACGTTGCGCGCAATCTGACTCATCTTGGGGCAAAGGCGGTGCTGGTTGGCCTTGTTGGTGCCGATGCGGCATCAACTGATCTTTGCCAAAGCCTTGAACATGCTGATATCGAATCTCGCCTCGTATCCTCAACAGTACGCACCACGACCTGCAAGACGCGGGTACTCGCTCAGGGGCAGCAGCTGCTGCGCTTGGATGAAGAAGAGTGCCGCAGTCCCACAACCCTGGAGTTTGACTCCATGTGGCAGGCTGCGCGTGATTTGCTGCCTTCCTGCGATGTAGTTGTCCTTTCCGATTACGGTAAGGGCGTGCTGCTGGAAAATGATCAGGGAACAAGCTTGTGTAGCCCTGTTATACAAGAAGCGCACCGTCTTGGCATTCAGGTGTTAGTTGATCCCAAGGGACTGCGGTGGCAGCGTTATGCGGGAGCAGACTGTGTGACCCCCAATCAGCTTGAGTTTGATGCTGTTTGTGGTAGAGACCCAGACATGCCACTCAACCGTGAAACGCGTGAAACGCTTGCATCCCAAATGCGAGCCAACTATTCCATTAAGCGGGTTCTTATAACCCGTGGCCCTAAGGGGATGGCACTTTTTACACCGGATATATCGCCACGGTATACTCGTGCGATAGTGCGTGAGGTGTCGGATGTATCCGGCGCAGGCGACACAGTTATTGCCACTCTGGCTGCCTGTGTTGGCAAGAAGCTGTCCTGGGAAGAAAGTATGGATATAGCCAACGCTGCTGCTGGTGTGGCTGTAAGCAAAATGGGCACCGCACCTGTCAGCATAACTGAGTTGAGACAGGCTCTGCGTCAGGGAGCAGATAACCCCAAGCTTTATACGCTGGCAGATCTTGCTGAAAAAATTGAAGATTGGCGAAAAAAAGGTGAGAGTATTGTTTTCACTAATGGGTGCTTTGATCTACTGCATCCAGGCCATATTTCTCTTATCCGGCAAAGTGCCGCTCAAGGAACTCGCCTTGTTGTCGGGCTGAATTCTGACGCCTCCGTATGCCGCCTCAAGGGACCAAGCCGTCCGGTACAGAACGAGCAGAGCCGCGCTATGTTGCTGGCTGCCCTCAATGGTGTAGACGCCGTAGTGCTTTTTGATGAAGATACACCGCTGAATCTTATTACGGTATTGCAGCCGGATGTGCTGGTCAAAGGAAGCGACTATACAGTGGAAACTGTAGTAGGGGCGGATATAGTGCAGGCAGCTGGCGGGCGAGTCTATTTGGCTGACCTAGTTAACGGGTGCAGCACAACCAACATCGTGTCCAAAATCGACGCTTCAAGCGGAAGTGAACTCCCTCGTTAA
- a CDS encoding bacterioferritin codes for MAENRENRKAKVIEVLNKARAMELHAIHQYMNQHYSLDDMDYGELAANMKLIAIDEMRHAENFAERIKELGGEPTSQKEGKVVTGQDVPAIYESDANQEDATIEAYSQFLNTCKEQGDIVTARLFERIIEEEQAHLTYYENIGGHINKLGDTYLAKIAGTPSSTGTASKGFVTATATAE; via the coding sequence ATGGCAGAAAATAGAGAAAACCGTAAGGCCAAGGTGATTGAAGTTCTTAACAAGGCTCGCGCCATGGAGTTGCACGCTATACACCAGTACATGAACCAGCACTACAGCTTGGATGACATGGACTATGGTGAACTGGCTGCAAACATGAAACTTATCGCCATTGACGAAATGCGCCACGCTGAAAATTTTGCAGAACGGATTAAGGAACTTGGCGGTGAACCCACTTCTCAAAAAGAAGGCAAAGTCGTCACCGGACAGGATGTGCCCGCTATCTACGAAAGCGATGCCAACCAGGAAGACGCCACCATTGAAGCGTACAGCCAATTCCTTAACACCTGTAAAGAGCAGGGCGATATTGTCACAGCTCGTCTTTTTGAGCGCATTATTGAAGAAGAGCAGGCCCATCTGACCTATTATGAAAATATTGGTGGGCATATTAACAAATTGGGCGATACTTATCTGGCCAAAATTGCCGGCACCCCCTCATCTACCGGGACCGCCAGCAAGGGCTTTGTTACTGCTACCGCGACTGCTGAATAG
- the rpmB gene encoding 50S ribosomal protein L28 translates to MSKECIFCGKKPQVGNLVSHSNIKTKRRFNPNLQRVRHQFADGSVRTLTVCTRCIRSGVVSKPLVRKQG, encoded by the coding sequence ATGAGCAAGGAATGCATTTTCTGCGGCAAAAAGCCCCAAGTTGGCAATCTTGTCAGCCATTCCAATATCAAGACAAAGCGTCGCTTTAACCCCAACCTGCAGCGCGTTCGGCATCAGTTTGCCGACGGCAGCGTGAGGACCCTCACGGTTTGCACTCGCTGCATCCGCTCCGGCGTGGTTTCCAAGCCCCTGGTGCGCAAGCAGGGTTAA
- a CDS encoding glycosyltransferase translates to MFWLWFVLAAFKCVLLYVLAKTGQSLPRRARLDDAANRALPENRWPSVGMIVPMAGTDRRMPAAVRSLLIQNYPKYIPVLVTAENEEPAAELVRRIQKDYPHVRHVVAGPAHNCGQKNHNSLRGVAAVKNEVDVFVFCDSTHMAKPDFLRHLVGPLAAGEAEFSTGYHVVIPNDHRPVTLAYAMCVLLMRLLQAVSSFTQLWGGAMAMTREAFGRYAVEELWACNVVDDCSLSARLQNLRVPVRLCPGALLHTEATKHERHVWRAWMDRQVLFLKFCMPLQWGLLGFMCIAMAVPPLMGVLILLGGLFNVSSALAVLLVVLWVILLAKVLHLWRGLLRHSISFSRWFLSFLDAVVMFVLVYAHSLTAKSIVWHGQRYVVGRCGRVIRVERKF, encoded by the coding sequence ATGTTCTGGCTCTGGTTCGTGCTGGCGGCTTTTAAATGCGTATTGCTTTATGTTTTAGCAAAAACTGGCCAATCCCTGCCACGCCGTGCCCGGCTTGATGACGCTGCCAACCGTGCTTTGCCAGAAAACCGTTGGCCTTCTGTAGGAATGATTGTGCCTATGGCCGGAACGGATAGGCGTATGCCCGCTGCGGTGAGAAGTCTTCTCATTCAGAACTATCCGAAATATATTCCAGTTCTAGTTACAGCTGAAAATGAAGAGCCAGCAGCAGAGCTTGTTCGGCGTATTCAGAAAGACTACCCGCATGTTCGCCATGTGGTGGCGGGGCCGGCACATAACTGTGGGCAGAAAAACCACAACAGCCTTCGCGGCGTAGCTGCAGTGAAGAATGAAGTTGACGTGTTTGTTTTTTGCGACAGTACGCATATGGCCAAGCCTGACTTCTTGCGCCATCTTGTTGGACCGCTTGCAGCGGGTGAAGCTGAATTTTCAACTGGCTATCATGTGGTGATTCCGAATGACCACCGCCCAGTAACTCTGGCCTATGCCATGTGTGTTTTGCTTATGCGTCTTTTGCAGGCTGTGTCCTCGTTTACCCAGTTATGGGGAGGGGCGATGGCAATGACGCGCGAAGCTTTTGGCAGATATGCTGTCGAGGAGTTGTGGGCGTGCAACGTTGTTGATGATTGCTCACTTTCTGCCCGTCTTCAAAATTTGCGAGTGCCTGTACGATTGTGTCCGGGGGCTCTTTTGCACACTGAGGCCACAAAACATGAGCGTCATGTCTGGCGAGCCTGGATGGATAGGCAGGTGCTTTTTCTTAAATTTTGTATGCCCTTGCAATGGGGGCTGTTGGGTTTCATGTGTATAGCGATGGCTGTGCCGCCATTGATGGGCGTACTCATCCTGCTGGGCGGACTTTTCAACGTAAGCAGCGCCTTGGCTGTATTACTTGTTGTGCTATGGGTGATCCTGTTGGCCAAAGTACTGCACTTGTGGAGAGGGCTTTTGCGGCACTCCATTTCATTTAGCAGATGGTTTTTAAGCTTTCTGGACGCGGTAGTTATGTTTGTATTGGTTTATGCCCATAGTCTGACTGCCAAAAGTATCGTCTGGCATGGGCAGCGCTATGTGGTTGGACGATGCGGCAGGGTTATTCGGGTAGAGCGCAAATTTTAA
- a CDS encoding Fur family transcriptional regulator, whose product MAQVQTRMTRQRAVILEELRKTKTHPTADELYSIVRERLPRISLGTVYRNLDFLADSGEIRRLEAAGSTKRFDGDISRHQHVRCVHCGRIGDVMTPREAPSVDGMDVEGFASVLNSRIEYDGICQDCAGRVRSTSH is encoded by the coding sequence ATGGCTCAAGTTCAAACAAGAATGACCCGCCAGCGTGCGGTAATTTTGGAAGAGTTGCGCAAAACAAAAACACATCCAACAGCAGATGAGCTCTACAGTATTGTGCGAGAGCGTCTACCGAGAATCAGCCTTGGGACAGTTTATCGCAACCTAGATTTTCTGGCAGACAGCGGTGAAATTCGACGCCTTGAGGCAGCAGGCTCCACAAAGCGATTTGATGGCGACATTTCGCGTCATCAGCATGTGCGTTGTGTACATTGCGGCCGTATTGGCGACGTGATGACTCCTCGTGAGGCTCCTTCTGTCGATGGTATGGATGTGGAAGGATTTGCTTCCGTACTTAATTCACGCATCGAGTATGACGGCATTTGTCAAGATTGTGCTGGGCGTGTGCGGAGCACCAGCCACTAG
- a CDS encoding ABC transporter permease codes for MIAMSDLFRVSLRQVVRQRGFGVILSIALGITAFIVLAVLGREIRYKVGQDMVLMGGVNVIRVYMDDAQYPGQPMRGFYPDAVEALRRLPGVSMVSQNIRDGKSFVLRGEGERTLNVGFIGVDQYFSDVFSLTLVAGRIMDTEDVTSHKRVCMLGREAAQDLYGDPANAVGKLLFLQQDVFEVVGVVSGVMLGSWSQGGFLPYTTMIDRNWAGDKVTRLFVRAIGWQDVPPLVKEIPVVVKDYQSAPYLVVHTQEDQLARIQDTFLWVEVLLWLGIAASLMLGGFGIWYGTFAAVRARTREVGLKKAMGGSDTDILAQFLAEALCKSVAGGVLGIAVGVTLVQVGALSLGTGISYPLLLVSSLGSIVFSAVIGVAGGLYPAVQASRMDVVTALRFE; via the coding sequence ATGATTGCCATGTCCGACCTTTTTCGCGTCAGCCTACGTCAGGTTGTACGCCAGCGCGGCTTCGGGGTGATATTGTCCATCGCCCTGGGCATTACAGCCTTTATTGTACTGGCTGTGCTTGGGCGCGAAATTCGCTATAAAGTCGGGCAAGATATGGTGCTGATGGGGGGCGTTAACGTTATTCGTGTTTATATGGATGACGCCCAGTACCCAGGTCAACCCATGCGCGGATTTTATCCCGACGCAGTTGAGGCTCTGCGCCGCTTGCCCGGCGTGTCCATGGTGAGCCAGAATATCCGGGATGGTAAAAGTTTTGTTCTTCGCGGTGAGGGAGAGCGTACCCTCAATGTTGGATTTATCGGTGTTGACCAGTATTTTTCTGATGTTTTTTCTCTGACGCTGGTCGCCGGGCGCATCATGGACACTGAAGATGTGACTTCACATAAGCGTGTGTGCATGTTGGGTCGTGAAGCTGCGCAGGATCTCTATGGCGATCCTGCCAATGCCGTAGGAAAACTGTTGTTTTTGCAGCAGGATGTTTTTGAGGTGGTGGGAGTAGTCAGCGGGGTAATGCTCGGCAGCTGGTCTCAAGGCGGTTTTTTGCCCTACACCACTATGATTGACAGAAATTGGGCCGGTGACAAGGTTACACGGCTCTTTGTGCGTGCCATTGGCTGGCAGGACGTGCCACCTTTGGTCAAGGAAATTCCTGTTGTAGTAAAGGATTACCAAAGCGCGCCTTACTTGGTGGTACATACCCAGGAAGATCAGCTGGCCCGTATTCAAGACACGTTTTTATGGGTGGAAGTTCTGCTTTGGCTTGGTATTGCCGCTTCTCTTATGCTGGGCGGCTTTGGTATTTGGTATGGTACTTTTGCAGCCGTGCGAGCCCGCACCCGAGAAGTTGGCCTCAAAAAGGCCATGGGTGGTTCAGACACAGATATTTTGGCCCAGTTTTTGGCTGAAGCTTTGTGTAAATCCGTGGCTGGCGGCGTGCTAGGTATTGCAGTGGGCGTTACTTTGGTTCAAGTCGGCGCCTTATCTCTGGGGACTGGAATTTCCTATCCTCTACTGCTGGTCAGTAGTCTTGGCAGTATTGTTTTCTCCGCCGTTATTGGTGTGGCTGGTGGCCTATATCCGGCTGTTCAGGCAAGCCGAATGGATGTGGTCACGGCTCTGCGTTTCGAGTAA
- a CDS encoding glycosyltransferase, producing MAPVIVAKDLYKCYAGFAPVLRGVNIEVEPGEMVAIMGPSGCGKSTMLHVLGMLHAPDAGFLEILGENVLNLDREQTAAFRRGTMGFVMQSSNLFDHSTVFENVEFPLIYEKVPPQERWERVIRALELVRLSARVHYRSNRLSGGEQQRVAIARAMVNNPRILLADEPTGALDAKTSRLIMDNFRNLCHTGGVAMVVVTHDPKMAEFCDSVYTLEDGILHCRKREIPCIDAQEKYNLLAGPKPVVRGALVAERFPEASGQCLMNEAHHLHAGGLLSRIYAIRDNGFLSSPEGYALPLAVRRIGAWRMFGAYMDMFRHMRGSSANLWGLWRTLPGRGRWGHWLWDHLRSFGSGALLARWGVEENIEMFYAAGAHGPATASWVASRLLEVPYAFAVRSHDLASPGLNWESKVRDAVFVRCDTNATRQAMCELLPSVPESKFVVLRDPLTLTPPEEDTDPVASTHNPANELNILAVGTICQRKGYDVLLRACAILKNRGLDFKLKLVGSGPDRLRLRLLAWRLGLQSKVQFMGQVPHENISDLYNKADVFVAPGRKTRQGDMDGLPSALVEALAFGVAVVISDLPGQKEAVTNGQNGRIFPQSDVIALAAILEELAANPHERRRLGDAARRALPAFLDEDGVEARMNAFFKEACHKL from the coding sequence ATGGCTCCCGTTATTGTCGCCAAAGATCTCTACAAATGCTATGCTGGCTTTGCTCCGGTGTTGCGCGGCGTAAATATTGAAGTAGAGCCCGGGGAAATGGTCGCCATTATGGGGCCATCTGGCTGCGGTAAATCTACCATGCTGCATGTGCTTGGCATGCTGCACGCGCCTGACGCTGGCTTTCTTGAAATCCTCGGCGAAAATGTTTTGAATCTTGACAGGGAGCAGACTGCCGCCTTCAGGCGTGGCACTATGGGCTTTGTCATGCAGTCCAGTAATCTTTTTGATCACTCTACTGTTTTTGAAAATGTAGAGTTTCCCCTTATCTATGAAAAAGTACCTCCGCAGGAGCGGTGGGAAAGGGTAATCCGCGCTCTGGAACTGGTACGCCTTTCAGCGCGCGTACATTACCGCAGCAATCGCCTTTCAGGTGGTGAGCAGCAGCGCGTGGCTATCGCGCGTGCGATGGTCAACAATCCTCGTATTCTTCTCGCTGACGAACCCACTGGCGCTTTGGACGCCAAAACCAGTCGTCTCATCATGGATAACTTTCGCAACCTCTGTCATACTGGTGGTGTGGCAATGGTTGTGGTGACCCATGACCCCAAGATGGCCGAGTTTTGTGACAGTGTGTATACGCTTGAAGACGGTATTTTGCATTGTCGTAAGCGTGAAATTCCGTGTATTGACGCTCAGGAGAAATATAATCTTCTGGCTGGACCCAAGCCTGTAGTTCGAGGAGCTCTGGTAGCTGAACGTTTTCCTGAAGCTTCGGGTCAGTGCCTCATGAACGAGGCACATCATCTGCATGCTGGTGGCCTGCTTTCGCGTATCTATGCAATCCGGGATAATGGTTTTTTAAGTAGCCCTGAGGGGTACGCTTTACCTCTCGCAGTACGGCGTATTGGTGCTTGGCGCATGTTTGGGGCCTACATGGACATGTTCCGTCATATGCGGGGATCTTCTGCCAACTTGTGGGGTCTTTGGCGTACCTTGCCTGGGCGTGGGCGCTGGGGGCACTGGCTGTGGGATCATTTGCGTTCTTTTGGCTCTGGGGCTTTATTGGCTCGCTGGGGTGTGGAAGAAAACATCGAGATGTTTTATGCCGCTGGAGCACACGGACCCGCCACGGCGTCTTGGGTGGCCTCGCGCTTGCTTGAGGTTCCGTATGCTTTCGCCGTGCGATCACATGACCTTGCCAGCCCAGGTTTGAATTGGGAATCAAAAGTAAGGGATGCGGTGTTTGTTCGCTGCGATACAAATGCCACGCGTCAAGCCATGTGCGAACTGTTGCCAAGTGTGCCAGAAAGCAAATTTGTTGTGCTGCGCGACCCCTTAACGTTGACGCCTCCAGAAGAAGATACTGATCCTGTTGCATCAACCCACAATCCAGCAAATGAATTGAATATCCTGGCTGTAGGCACTATTTGCCAACGCAAGGGGTATGACGTGCTTTTGCGGGCATGCGCAATTCTTAAGAATAGGGGCCTGGACTTCAAGCTCAAGCTTGTCGGAAGTGGACCTGATCGGTTACGTTTACGATTGTTGGCCTGGAGACTCGGCCTGCAAAGTAAAGTGCAGTTTATGGGGCAGGTGCCTCACGAGAACATATCGGATCTTTATAATAAGGCGGATGTTTTTGTGGCTCCTGGCCGCAAAACACGGCAGGGCGATATGGATGGATTGCCTTCTGCACTTGTGGAGGCCTTGGCCTTTGGGGTGGCTGTGGTGATCAGTGATCTTCCTGGTCAGAAAGAAGCCGTAACCAATGGGCAAAACGGACGAATCTTTCCCCAAAGTGATGTGATCGCGCTGGCCGCTATCCTTGAGGAGCTGGCTGCAAATCCTCATGAACGTCGGCGGCTGGGTGATGCAGCCCGTCGTGCTTTACCTGCTTTTCTTGATGAAGACGGGGTTGAAGCCCGCATGAACGCTTTTTTCAAAGAAGCCTGTCATAAGCTGTGA